Proteins encoded in a region of the Pseudomonas putida genome:
- a CDS encoding metal ABC transporter ATPase — protein sequence MARTLIRKNPSNFKTLPLHVEATAEGLIYQSIGMPLNFAQTQQRRKAIQLPDVQRFVVELANLGVSVRLTLHWQNRDYWVLVRQRRQDRGDVVLKLISGYVPAQELNLPLHTAVQEVAEECLLETPEGWLGGRFNDTWLPVPYAAALHYRETPHFVLAPQSGAARPVHCGQLMLLERPRAYVHLPTASLQLIYDMRLQVPREAKKLSLFHVDERLEGGQLVARLNRKRPDLYLMPLKDGQPLAELYTLKKDELVPASTRGLYLAESFARQEGWVVADERVRWKDWVKQQGLVENKPVKASHLQRFGDKARALLERARTSLNK from the coding sequence GTGGCGCGAACGCTGATCCGCAAGAACCCGAGCAACTTCAAGACACTGCCACTGCATGTCGAGGCCACGGCTGAAGGCCTGATCTACCAAAGCATCGGCATGCCGCTGAACTTTGCCCAGACCCAGCAGCGGCGCAAGGCGATCCAGTTACCCGACGTGCAGCGTTTTGTGGTCGAACTGGCAAACCTGGGCGTGTCGGTGCGCCTTACCCTGCATTGGCAAAACCGCGATTACTGGGTGCTGGTGCGCCAGCGCCGGCAAGACCGTGGCGACGTGGTGCTGAAACTGATTTCCGGTTATGTACCGGCGCAGGAGTTGAACCTGCCGCTGCACACGGCTGTGCAGGAAGTGGCCGAGGAGTGCCTGCTGGAAACCCCAGAGGGCTGGCTTGGCGGGCGTTTCAACGATACCTGGCTGCCCGTCCCTTACGCTGCCGCCCTGCACTACCGTGAAACGCCGCACTTCGTGCTGGCCCCGCAGTCCGGCGCAGCACGCCCGGTACACTGCGGCCAGCTGATGCTGCTGGAGCGCCCACGGGCCTATGTGCACTTGCCCACCGCCTCGCTGCAACTGATCTACGATATGCGCCTGCAGGTACCCCGTGAGGCCAAGAAACTCAGCCTGTTCCACGTCGATGAACGGCTGGAGGGCGGCCAGCTGGTGGCGCGACTCAACCGCAAACGGCCAGACCTTTATCTGATGCCGTTAAAGGACGGCCAGCCGCTGGCGGAGCTGTATACGCTTAAAAAGGATGAGCTGGTGCCGGCGAGCACACGCGGGCTGTACCTGGCCGAGAGTTTTGCCCGGCAGGAAGGCTGGGTGGTGGCGGATGAGCGGGTACGCTGGAAGGACTGGGTGAAGCAGCAGGGGCTGGTGGAAAACAAGCCGGTGAAGGCATCGCACCTGCAGCGCTTTGGCGACAAGGCGCGGGCACTGCTGGAGCGGGCTCGTACTAGCCTGAACAAGTGA
- the hldE gene encoding bifunctional D-glycero-beta-D-manno-heptose-7-phosphate kinase/D-glycero-beta-D-manno-heptose 1-phosphate adenylyltransferase HldE yields the protein MKLSMPRFDQAPVLVVGDVMLDRYWHGGTSRISPEAPVPVVKVDQIEDRPGGAANVALNIAALGAPASLIGVTGQDEAADSLANSLQAAGVRSVFQRIAHQPTIVKLRVMSRHQQLLRIDFEEPFATDPLSLATEVDSLLEGVKVLVLSDYGKGALKNHQSLIQAARAKGIPVLADPKGKDFSIYRGASLITPNLSEFETIVGRCTDEADLVAKGLQLLQDLDLGALLVTRGEHGMTLLRVGQPALHLPARAREVFDVTGAGDTVISTLAAAIAAGEDLPHAVALANLAAGIVVGKLGTAAISAPELRRAIQREEGSERGVLGLEQLLLAIDDARAHKEKIVFTNGCFDILHAGHVTYLEQARAQGDRLIVAVNDDASVSRLKGPGRPINSVDRRMAVLAGLGAVDWVISFPEGTPENLLSQVKPDVLVKGGDYGIDQVVGADIVKAYGGTVKVLGLVENSSTTAIVEKIRKN from the coding sequence ATGAAGTTGTCCATGCCGCGTTTCGATCAAGCCCCGGTACTGGTGGTCGGCGATGTCATGCTCGACCGCTACTGGCATGGCGGTACTTCGCGTATTTCGCCTGAAGCGCCAGTCCCGGTGGTCAAGGTCGATCAAATCGAGGATCGCCCCGGCGGCGCGGCCAACGTTGCCTTGAACATTGCCGCGCTGGGCGCGCCGGCTTCGCTGATCGGCGTCACCGGCCAGGACGAAGCTGCCGACAGCCTGGCCAACAGCCTGCAGGCTGCCGGTGTGCGTTCGGTGTTCCAGCGCATCGCGCACCAGCCGACCATCGTCAAGCTGCGGGTCATGAGCCGTCACCAGCAACTGCTGCGTATCGATTTCGAAGAGCCGTTCGCCACCGACCCATTGTCGCTGGCCACCGAGGTCGACAGCCTGCTCGAGGGCGTCAAGGTGCTGGTTCTGTCCGACTACGGCAAAGGCGCGCTGAAGAATCACCAAAGCCTGATCCAGGCGGCGCGGGCCAAAGGCATTCCGGTGCTGGCCGACCCCAAGGGCAAGGATTTTTCCATTTACCGTGGTGCCAGCCTAATCACCCCGAACCTCAGCGAGTTCGAGACCATCGTTGGCCGTTGCACCGATGAGGCCGACCTGGTTGCCAAGGGTTTGCAACTGCTGCAGGACCTGGACCTCGGCGCCTTGCTGGTAACCCGTGGCGAGCACGGCATGACCCTGCTGCGCGTGGGCCAGCCGGCGCTGCACCTGCCGGCGCGGGCACGTGAAGTGTTCGACGTGACCGGTGCCGGTGATACCGTCATCTCCACCCTCGCCGCAGCCATTGCCGCTGGCGAGGACCTGCCCCATGCTGTGGCCCTGGCCAACCTGGCGGCAGGCATCGTGGTCGGCAAGCTGGGTACGGCGGCCATCAGCGCCCCTGAACTGCGCCGCGCCATCCAGCGTGAGGAAGGCTCCGAGCGCGGTGTGCTGGGCCTGGAGCAACTGCTGCTGGCCATCGATGACGCGCGGGCACACAAAGAGAAGATCGTCTTCACCAACGGCTGCTTCGACATCCTGCATGCCGGGCATGTCACCTACCTGGAACAGGCACGGGCCCAAGGCGATCGCCTGATCGTCGCGGTCAACGACGATGCTTCGGTCAGCCGCCTGAAAGGGCCGGGCCGGCCAATCAACAGTGTCGACCGGCGCATGGCCGTACTGGCCGGCTTGGGCGCGGTGGACTGGGTGATCAGCTTCCCGGAAGGCACCCCGGAAAACCTGCTGAGCCAGGTCAAGCCGGATGTGCTGGTCAAGGGTGGCGACTACGGCATCGACCAGGTGGTGGGTGCCGATATCGTCAAGGCCTATGGCGGCACCGTGAAGGTGCTGGGGCTGGTCGAGAACAGCTCGACCACGGCGATTGTCGAGAAGATTCGCAAGAACTGA
- the msbA gene encoding lipid A export permease/ATP-binding protein MsbA, whose translation MAETPRPAEHTSSLKIYFRLLSYVKPYVGIFLLSIVGFVIFASTQPMLAGILKYFVDGLSNPEAVLFPNVPYLRDLQLLQAVPLLIILIAAWQGLGSFLGNYFLAKVSLCLVHDLRVELFNKLLVLPNRYFDNHNSGHLISRITFNVTMVTGAATDAIKVVIREGLTVVFLFAYLLWMNWHLTLVMVAILPVIAVMVSIASKKFRKQSKKIQVAMGDVTHVASETIQGYRVVRSFGGEAYEEQRFGKASQSNTDKQLRMTKTGSLYTPMLQLVIYSAMAALMFLVLFLRGESTAGDLVAYITAAGLLPKPIRQLSEVSSTIQKGLAGAESIFEQLDEEPELDTGTVEKERVEGRLEVRNLSFTYPGTEREVLSDISFVAEPGQMIALVGRSGSGKSTLAALIPRFYHHDQGQILLDGVEIENYRLRNLRRHVSQVTQHVTLFNDTVANNIAYGDLAGAPRADIEAAAADAYAKEFVDRLPKGFDTEVGENGVLLSGGQRQRLAIARALLKNAPLLILDEATSALDTESERHIQAALDHVMQGRTTLVIAHRLSTIEKADQILVMDQGRLVERGTHAELLAANGHYARLHAMGLDEPAKADIT comes from the coding sequence ATGGCCGAAACCCCGCGACCGGCGGAGCACACCTCCAGCCTGAAGATCTACTTCCGGCTGCTGAGCTATGTGAAACCCTATGTCGGCATTTTCCTGCTGAGCATTGTCGGTTTCGTGATCTTTGCCTCGACCCAGCCGATGCTGGCCGGCATTCTCAAGTATTTCGTCGATGGCCTGAGCAACCCCGAAGCGGTGTTGTTCCCCAACGTGCCCTACCTGCGTGACCTGCAATTGCTGCAGGCGGTGCCGCTGCTGATCATCCTGATCGCCGCCTGGCAGGGCCTGGGCTCGTTCCTCGGCAACTACTTCCTGGCCAAGGTGTCCCTGTGCCTGGTGCACGACCTGCGTGTGGAGTTGTTCAACAAGCTGCTGGTGCTGCCTAACCGCTACTTCGACAACCACAACTCCGGTCACCTGATTTCGCGCATCACCTTCAACGTGACCATGGTCACCGGCGCGGCCACCGATGCCATCAAGGTGGTGATCCGCGAAGGCCTGACCGTGGTGTTCCTGTTTGCCTACCTGCTGTGGATGAACTGGCACCTGACCCTGGTGATGGTCGCCATCCTGCCGGTGATCGCGGTCATGGTCAGCATCGCCAGCAAGAAATTCCGCAAGCAGAGCAAGAAGATCCAGGTGGCAATGGGCGACGTTACCCACGTGGCGTCGGAAACCATCCAGGGCTACCGCGTGGTCCGCAGCTTCGGCGGCGAGGCCTACGAGGAGCAGCGTTTCGGCAAAGCCAGCCAGAGCAACACCGACAAGCAACTGCGCATGACCAAGACCGGCTCGCTGTACACGCCGATGCTGCAACTGGTGATCTACAGCGCCATGGCCGCGCTGATGTTCCTGGTGCTGTTCCTGCGGGGCGAGTCCACCGCCGGTGACCTGGTAGCCTATATCACTGCTGCTGGCCTGCTGCCCAAGCCGATTCGCCAGCTGTCAGAAGTCAGCTCGACCATCCAGAAGGGCCTGGCAGGTGCCGAGAGCATCTTCGAGCAGTTGGACGAAGAGCCTGAGCTGGACACCGGTACTGTCGAGAAGGAGCGTGTGGAAGGGCGCCTGGAAGTGCGCAACCTGAGCTTCACCTACCCGGGTACCGAGCGTGAAGTGCTGAGCGACATCAGTTTTGTCGCCGAACCTGGGCAGATGATCGCCCTGGTCGGCCGTTCCGGCAGTGGCAAGTCGACCTTGGCGGCGCTTATCCCACGCTTCTATCACCACGACCAGGGGCAGATTCTGCTCGATGGCGTGGAAATCGAAAACTATCGCCTGCGCAACCTGCGTCGCCATGTTTCGCAGGTAACCCAGCACGTCACCCTGTTCAACGACACCGTGGCCAACAACATCGCCTACGGTGACTTGGCCGGTGCCCCACGCGCAGACATCGAAGCCGCCGCAGCCGATGCCTACGCCAAGGAGTTCGTCGACCGGCTGCCGAAGGGCTTCGATACCGAAGTGGGAGAGAACGGTGTACTGCTGTCCGGTGGCCAGCGCCAGCGCCTGGCAATTGCACGGGCGCTGCTGAAAAACGCGCCGCTGCTGATCCTCGACGAGGCTACTTCTGCGTTGGATACCGAGTCCGAGCGGCATATCCAGGCTGCCCTGGATCACGTGATGCAAGGCCGTACCACGCTGGTGATCGCTCACCGCCTGTCGACGATCGAGAAGGCCGACCAGATCCTGGTCATGGACCAGGGCCGCCTGGTCGAGCGTGGCACGCATGCCGAGCTGCTTGCGGCCAATGGCCATTATGCCCGCTTGCATGCCATGGGCCTGGATGAGCCGGCCAAGGCCGATATCACCTGA
- a CDS encoding O-antigen ligase family protein, whose protein sequence is MLYQKSWARAWLGLGLVWFLAAIALAPSNKVYQQGLVLFLWLPTLVLAWSARDVLVQAWKRQPALWGSVLLLLAWSGLSLVWSSAEDDGREIKRLLYILVFLLAFPLLAQLGLGRIRQLLLLGSALLAIAALVSIIKFYGLQRMPLLMRLAGIGEISHPILGAYVIGSAVLFLLYEPPRQRGLQLLWLAALACLGAFAMLSQSRGALLALVITVVMAPLWFRDRHSRVFSILAVIATGLAFYLVYDLIAKRGSSYRPEIFHAVVDMIAAHPWTGLGLGSAYEVSAVGKHFDHTHNMFTHIAVEMGLPGMLLWTMVWLFTLGEIVRARGTLFGKVLLGFWVYSTLAMQFDAASLTGTPRAEWFISWLPVGLAMMLPWGRAENDACGKISGST, encoded by the coding sequence ATGTTGTATCAAAAAAGCTGGGCACGGGCCTGGTTAGGTTTGGGTCTGGTCTGGTTCCTGGCGGCGATTGCCCTGGCACCGAGCAACAAGGTTTATCAGCAGGGGCTGGTGTTGTTCCTGTGGCTGCCGACGCTGGTCTTGGCCTGGTCGGCGCGTGACGTGCTGGTGCAGGCCTGGAAGCGCCAGCCGGCGCTGTGGGGGAGCGTGCTGCTGCTGTTGGCCTGGAGCGGGCTGAGCCTGGTGTGGTCATCTGCGGAAGATGACGGGCGCGAGATCAAACGGCTGCTCTACATCCTGGTGTTCCTGTTGGCTTTCCCGTTGCTCGCCCAGCTTGGCCTGGGCCGTATTCGCCAGCTGTTGCTGCTTGGCAGCGCGCTACTGGCCATTGCGGCACTGGTCTCGATCATCAAGTTCTATGGGTTGCAGCGCATGCCTTTGCTGATGAGGCTGGCGGGTATCGGTGAGATATCCCACCCCATCCTGGGCGCCTATGTCATTGGCTCGGCCGTGCTCTTCCTGCTCTACGAGCCACCTCGGCAACGAGGCTTGCAGCTGTTGTGGCTGGCGGCACTGGCTTGCCTGGGGGCCTTCGCCATGCTCAGCCAGAGCCGTGGGGCGCTTCTGGCGCTGGTGATCACCGTGGTGATGGCGCCGCTGTGGTTCCGCGACCGCCACAGCCGAGTGTTTTCCATCCTCGCAGTCATTGCCACGGGCCTTGCTTTCTACTTGGTGTACGATCTGATCGCCAAGCGTGGCTCGTCGTACCGGCCGGAAATCTTCCATGCTGTGGTGGACATGATTGCCGCGCATCCCTGGACTGGCCTGGGCCTGGGCTCGGCCTACGAGGTGAGTGCGGTTGGCAAGCATTTTGACCATACCCACAACATGTTCACCCACATCGCGGTCGAGATGGGGCTGCCCGGTATGCTGCTGTGGACCATGGTATGGCTGTTCACGCTGGGTGAAATCGTGCGCGCGCGCGGCACCCTGTTCGGCAAGGTCCTGCTGGGGTTCTGGGTGTATTCGACCCTGGCCATGCAGTTCGATGCTGCCAGCCTCACTGGTACGCCGCGTGCCGAATGGTTCATCAGCTGGCTGCCGGTGGGCCTTGCCATGATGCTGCCATGGGGGCGTGCCGAAAATGACGCCTGTGGTAAAATTTCCGGTTCAACCTGA
- a CDS encoding toluene tolerance protein: protein MQCSRLTQVDFDQLTQGAQVLEADSHGAKVYLLANGNFLKVFRRKRLISSALLRPYSQRFVDNAAQLAQLGIPTLEVISQHKLDLPGRTAVLYRPLPGRTLLQMSRDEGFSWDVYLPRLIELIRQLHRSGVYFRSLHLGNVVVTPDQRLGLIDVADMRFLRPPLSARMIRRNVQHMVRYIERENLGDRFPLAAFEAALLAR, encoded by the coding sequence ATGCAATGCTCCCGGCTCACCCAGGTCGACTTCGATCAGCTGACACAAGGCGCACAGGTGCTTGAGGCAGACAGCCATGGTGCCAAAGTCTACCTGCTCGCGAATGGAAATTTCCTTAAGGTTTTTCGTAGGAAGCGACTGATTTCATCTGCGCTTTTGCGCCCTTACTCCCAGCGCTTTGTCGATAACGCCGCGCAGCTGGCGCAACTGGGCATCCCCACCCTCGAGGTGATCAGCCAGCACAAGCTCGACCTGCCTGGCCGCACCGCCGTGCTGTATCGCCCGCTGCCCGGGCGCACGCTGCTGCAGATGTCGCGCGATGAAGGCTTCAGCTGGGACGTTTACCTGCCACGCCTGATCGAACTGATTCGCCAGCTGCACCGCAGCGGTGTGTACTTTCGCTCGCTGCACCTGGGCAACGTGGTGGTCACCCCCGACCAGCGCCTGGGCCTGATCGACGTGGCCGATATGCGTTTCCTGCGCCCGCCGCTGTCGGCACGCATGATTCGGCGCAATGTGCAGCATATGGTGCGCTATATCGAGCGGGAGAACCTGGGCGACCGGTTCCCCCTCGCCGCCTTCGAGGCAGCCCTGCTGGCGCGCTGA
- a CDS encoding glycosyltransferase, translating into MNIVNMMWAGGTPYMSIHKVHRQVLSNAGADARISNWLLLGSGLCCGLGSTREWHMPSRALKGRHLWRLLRPWLRMRLRKALAEARAEIVLLDGIGVARLVLPLLQNIPEVRAKVLFHGKTRLHASDIRLLRRLPAERLSIAAVSQTLAESLERDLGRPVQTLRMALDPLAFVEPLLSRDQARQALRLPQAGGVMLGAVGRLVESKGFEMLIEAFAKACARQPSLQLAIIGEGPQHAALQARIDALGLAGRVHLCGHREDLQQLYRAFDWLLVPSRSEGLGLVVQEAVMADVPVVCSDLQVFREQLRDTGGYLPIADESAWAEAIERCSALSASAVAAQQRQALAPEQAWQAFCNGSQSLLRS; encoded by the coding sequence ATGAACATCGTCAATATGATGTGGGCGGGTGGAACGCCGTACATGTCCATCCACAAGGTGCATCGGCAGGTGTTGTCGAACGCGGGTGCCGATGCCCGGATCAGTAACTGGCTGCTGCTGGGCAGCGGGCTCTGCTGTGGGCTCGGTTCTACCCGGGAGTGGCACATGCCGTCACGTGCGCTCAAAGGGCGGCACTTGTGGCGCTTGCTTCGCCCGTGGCTGCGCATGCGCTTGCGCAAGGCGCTGGCCGAAGCCAGGGCAGAAATCGTGCTGCTCGACGGTATTGGCGTCGCGCGGCTGGTGCTGCCGTTGCTGCAGAACATTCCCGAGGTGCGCGCCAAGGTGCTGTTCCATGGCAAGACGCGTCTGCACGCCAGCGATATTCGCCTGTTGCGCAGGCTCCCGGCCGAGCGCCTGAGTATCGCAGCGGTGTCGCAGACCTTGGCCGAGTCGCTGGAACGCGATCTGGGCAGGCCGGTGCAGACGCTACGCATGGCGCTCGACCCACTGGCGTTCGTCGAGCCGTTGCTGAGCCGGGACCAGGCCAGGCAGGCGCTGCGATTGCCTCAGGCCGGCGGGGTGATGTTGGGTGCGGTAGGGCGTTTGGTAGAGAGCAAGGGCTTTGAAATGCTGATCGAGGCATTCGCCAAAGCCTGTGCTCGGCAACCGAGCCTGCAACTGGCGATCATTGGCGAGGGGCCGCAGCACGCCGCGCTCCAGGCACGTATCGACGCGCTGGGCCTGGCTGGGCGGGTTCATCTATGTGGCCACCGCGAAGACCTGCAGCAGTTGTATCGGGCCTTCGACTGGCTATTGGTGCCTTCGCGTTCCGAAGGGCTGGGGCTGGTAGTGCAAGAGGCCGTGATGGCCGATGTGCCGGTGGTGTGCAGCGACCTGCAAGTGTTCCGCGAGCAGTTGCGCGACACCGGGGGCTACCTGCCCATTGCCGACGAGAGCGCCTGGGCCGAGGCGATCGAGCGTTGTTCGGCGTTGAGCGCTTCGGCGGTTGCCGCGCAGCAGCGCCAGGCGTTGGCGCCGGAGCAGGCCTGGCAGGCGTTCTGCAACGGCTCGCAGAGCCTGTTGCGCAGCTGA
- a CDS encoding glycosyltransferase family 2 protein, whose translation MRFSNESDVTLVVTSCGRFDLLKDTLESFDRYNTAPIREVFITEDSGDDAVHAAVPEHWKPYCKVFVNRPKLGQLPSIDLAYSHVKTPYIFHCEDDWHFYRQGFVEDSRAILEVSPNLLQVWLRSHAHDLAIHSPYIHLGDRQVIAGVPCYPLLSEKAEWQAFSLNPGLRRLSDYQRCAPFAAYAGEKALSRRYAELNLTAVTLEGDAVLHTGFGNHVTLPIEVERKAKRRQRDRIKLALTLVTGALIGMGITIFVQ comes from the coding sequence GTGCGCTTTTCAAATGAGAGTGACGTCACGCTCGTCGTGACCAGTTGTGGGCGGTTCGATCTGCTCAAAGACACCCTTGAGAGTTTCGATCGCTACAACACCGCGCCCATTCGCGAGGTATTCATCACCGAAGATTCCGGTGACGATGCCGTGCATGCCGCTGTGCCGGAGCACTGGAAGCCGTACTGCAAGGTGTTCGTCAATCGGCCCAAGCTTGGCCAATTGCCGTCTATCGACCTGGCTTACAGCCACGTCAAGACGCCGTACATCTTTCACTGCGAAGACGACTGGCATTTCTACCGCCAAGGCTTCGTCGAAGACTCGCGGGCCATTCTGGAGGTCAGCCCCAACCTGTTGCAGGTGTGGCTGCGCAGCCATGCCCACGACCTGGCTATCCACAGCCCGTACATCCACCTGGGTGATCGCCAGGTAATCGCCGGCGTGCCGTGTTATCCGCTGCTTTCCGAAAAAGCCGAATGGCAGGCATTCTCGCTCAATCCTGGCCTGCGTCGCTTGAGCGATTACCAGCGCTGCGCGCCATTTGCCGCCTATGCTGGAGAGAAGGCGCTTTCCCGACGCTACGCTGAGTTAAATCTGACAGCGGTCACCTTGGAGGGTGATGCAGTCTTGCACACAGGATTCGGTAATCACGTGACCTTGCCCATTGAAGTGGAGCGTAAGGCCAAGCGTCGTCAACGTGATCGGATAAAGCTGGCATTGACGCTGGTGACGGGTGCCTTGATCGGCATGGGTATCACCATTTTTGTTCAATGA
- a CDS encoding glycosyltransferase, protein MKVLFLVQKEQRAILDRLYDGVAANCECDLRWLTSEDQRNLRRYFKREVQVERYDRIVFFLRFKQEIRQVAFIRTVPNLVILEHDAYQNYIPCKYTGKFSAHYRQLPWARVISSGYMVSERLRQEGFDAVFVPKGYDEQLLTDQGRERDIELAFVGSVNSVAYSGRKALLDELGQVENLLVTRTKSGEDYCNTLNRIRFFVSADVGMGEYMIKNFEAMACGCVLLAYDQGEEENRALGLQDMHNVVFYDNIPTLQEKLRRLRADPDLARQIAENGRHLAVSRFSFGAVGRSIVDHMRPALRPHPPLSAWQRLRLKLGI, encoded by the coding sequence ATGAAAGTCCTATTTCTGGTACAGAAGGAACAGCGGGCGATTCTCGACCGCCTGTACGACGGCGTCGCGGCCAACTGCGAATGCGACCTGCGCTGGCTGACCAGCGAAGACCAACGCAACCTGCGTCGCTATTTCAAGCGTGAAGTGCAGGTTGAACGCTATGACCGCATCGTGTTCTTCCTGCGCTTCAAGCAGGAGATACGCCAGGTGGCCTTCATCCGTACCGTGCCGAACCTGGTCATCCTCGAGCACGACGCCTACCAGAACTACATCCCGTGCAAGTACACCGGCAAGTTCAGCGCCCATTACCGGCAACTGCCATGGGCCCGGGTGATCAGCTCTGGCTACATGGTCAGCGAACGCCTGCGCCAGGAGGGTTTTGACGCGGTATTCGTGCCCAAGGGCTACGACGAGCAGTTGCTGACGGACCAGGGGCGTGAGCGCGATATCGAACTGGCCTTCGTCGGCAGTGTCAACAGCGTGGCCTACAGTGGTCGCAAGGCGCTGCTGGACGAGTTGGGGCAGGTCGAGAACCTGCTGGTAACCCGCACCAAGTCGGGTGAGGACTACTGCAACACGCTCAACCGTATCCGTTTTTTCGTCAGTGCCGACGTCGGTATGGGCGAATACATGATCAAGAACTTCGAAGCCATGGCCTGTGGCTGTGTGTTGCTGGCGTACGACCAGGGCGAGGAAGAAAACCGCGCATTGGGCCTGCAGGACATGCACAACGTGGTGTTCTATGACAACATCCCGACCCTTCAGGAAAAGCTCCGCCGCTTGCGCGCGGACCCTGATCTGGCCCGGCAGATTGCAGAAAATGGCCGCCATTTGGCGGTTTCCCGTTTCAGTTTCGGCGCAGTTGGACGTAGCATCGTCGACCACATGCGCCCGGCGCTCAGGCCCCACCCGCCATTGTCTGCATGGCAGCGGCTGCGCCTGAAGCTGGGCATCTAA
- a CDS encoding PIG-L deacetylase family protein, translating to MSRKQQLLKRHRRNKRLGLLVGLVALVALGVFSWWWLPLLLLPLLWAAHEAWFADHLFYAPGEDYAYDFGDQAQPVPASLQDGLLKAECALQGDETLVLELHVKSSWLGRFLDPRVELTAADQSDRQTFERGVDGVRFLNLTGLAAPLQAGTLCLRGRHCRLQGQARLWKTPAVELQRRRVMVIAPHADDAELAAYGLYSQADETWVVTLTAGEIEAEHYQQMGLAKAEAARLKGRLRAWDSIAVPRWAGVPESRCVQLGYFCLQLPAMQAAPDQPAVSREADLADIRLFRQFNPFPLPGDRDGAPTWHNLLADLRALLELARPEVLVMPHPQLDPHPDHICAQAAVLEALQGLAWQPQTLLCYANHLHDNDRWPMGDSGDGVALPPQLSAAQAWAPCSLVLDRATQHDKAMALGMMHDLQPPAPFKRRLRRWLQRWLAARRPSPYGENEFFRKAVRRHELFWRREL from the coding sequence GTGAGCCGCAAGCAGCAGTTGCTCAAGCGCCACCGGCGCAACAAGCGCCTGGGCCTGCTGGTGGGCCTGGTCGCGCTTGTCGCCCTCGGTGTTTTCAGCTGGTGGTGGCTGCCACTGCTGCTGTTGCCGCTGCTCTGGGCTGCCCATGAAGCCTGGTTTGCCGACCACCTGTTCTATGCGCCAGGTGAGGACTATGCCTACGACTTTGGCGACCAGGCGCAACCGGTACCAGCCAGCCTGCAGGACGGTCTGCTCAAGGCCGAGTGCGCGCTGCAGGGCGACGAAACCCTGGTGCTTGAGCTGCACGTAAAAAGCAGCTGGCTGGGGCGGTTTCTCGACCCTCGGGTCGAGCTGACCGCTGCCGATCAGTCCGATCGGCAAACGTTCGAGCGTGGTGTCGATGGCGTGCGCTTCCTCAATCTGACTGGCTTGGCTGCGCCGCTGCAAGCCGGCACGTTGTGCCTGCGCGGTCGGCATTGCCGGCTGCAAGGCCAGGCTCGGCTGTGGAAAACCCCAGCGGTCGAGCTGCAGCGGCGTCGGGTGATGGTAATCGCGCCACATGCCGACGACGCCGAGCTGGCCGCGTATGGCCTGTACAGTCAGGCCGACGAAACCTGGGTGGTGACCCTGACCGCCGGTGAGATCGAGGCCGAGCATTATCAACAGATGGGCCTGGCAAAAGCTGAGGCCGCGCGTCTGAAGGGCCGCCTGCGTGCCTGGGACAGCATCGCCGTGCCGCGTTGGGCCGGTGTGCCGGAGTCGCGTTGCGTGCAGCTGGGTTACTTCTGCCTGCAACTGCCTGCCATGCAGGCCGCGCCCGACCAGCCTGCCGTTTCTCGTGAAGCCGACCTCGCCGATATTCGCCTGTTCCGCCAGTTCAACCCGTTCCCGTTGCCGGGCGACCGCGATGGCGCGCCAACCTGGCACAACCTGCTGGCCGACCTGCGTGCCTTGCTGGAACTGGCAAGGCCAGAGGTGTTGGTGATGCCGCACCCGCAACTCGACCCGCATCCCGACCACATCTGCGCTCAGGCGGCAGTGCTGGAAGCCCTGCAAGGCCTGGCCTGGCAGCCACAAACCCTGCTGTGCTATGCCAACCACCTGCATGACAACGACCGCTGGCCTATGGGCGACAGCGGCGATGGCGTGGCCCTGCCTCCGCAGTTGAGCGCTGCGCAGGCCTGGGCACCTTGCAGCCTGGTCCTGGACCGGGCTACCCAGCACGACAAGGCCATGGCCCTGGGCATGATGCACGACCTGCAGCCGCCCGCGCCGTTCAAGCGCCGCCTGCGCCGCTGGTTGCAACGCTGGCTGGCCGCGCGTCGGCCGTCGCCTTATGGGGAGAACGAGTTCTTCCGCAAGGCCGTGCGCCGACACGAACTGTTCTGGCGACGTGAACTGTAA